The following proteins are encoded in a genomic region of Nakaseomyces glabratus chromosome J, complete sequence:
- the TFB2 gene encoding TFIIH/NER complex subunit TFB2 (CAGL0J06842g~Ortholog(s) have double-stranded DNA binding activity and role in nucleotide-excision repair, phosphorylation of RNA polymerase II C-terminal domain, transcription from RNA polymerase II promoter), translating to MSFSGLKHSITQYLEEIPSQVQTRLYKSPATCLAIYRLLPTLAKFFIMTVIFNDKDISLRDLDRWVKSNGKLQFQEAIKSMKSLHLLIPTRVNGQLLINLNPTFRESFRNALTGGEVNNSFGIVVDEDRLDTVVNLAVLDEYAATKWETILHFMVGTPMAKMPSENVLNLLKHSKLMEEVPDSSEFMITNEGFQFLLQEVNSQIWSLLLQYLKLAESLHMDPVHVLNFIFMLGALETGKAYSTENLSETQLKMLLDMRDYGLVFQKTSNPNIFYPTRLAQMLTSDTKSMRTASGAMESVLNKPDDAAKSTDDKYDSLEGKAEDIQDGALIIETNFKLYSYCNSPLQIAILSLFVHLKSRFANMVAGQITRESIRRALINGITADQVIAYLESHAHPQMRRLAEEKLQKKLELDPNCKDPLQVLPPTVVDQIKLWQLELDRVLTYEGSLYIDFDTAQDFNMLCKYAQDIGALLWKDDRKRKLFVSREGNAQVLEYAKRKIKKKEE from the coding sequence ATGAGTTTCAGTGGTCTCAAGCACTCGATTACACAGTACTTGGAAGAGATACCAAGCCAAGTGCAAACAAGACTGTATAAATCCCCGGCTACATGCTTGGCTATTTACAGACTTCTGCCGACACTGGCAAAGTTTTTCATAATGACAGTTATATTCAATGATAAAGATATATCATTACGTGACCTGGATCGTTGGGTTAAATCGAACGGCAAGCTACAATTTCAAGAGGCTATCAAGTCAATGAAATCTTTACATTTGCTGATACCGACAAGGGTAAATGGGCAACTTTTAATCAACTTGAATCCAACATTTAGAGAAAGTTTCAGAAATGCGTTAACAGGTGGTGAAGTGAACAACTCATTTGGTATTGTAGTTGATGAAGATAGACTCGACACCGTGGTAAACTTAGCTGTCCTAGATGAATATGCAGCAACGAAATGGGAGACAATTTTACATTTTATGGTCGGTACTCCAATGGCAAAAATGCCATCGGAAAATGTTCTTAATCTATTAAAACATAGCAAATTAATGGAAGAAGTTCCCGACTCCTCTGAGTTTATGATTACTAATGAAGGTTTTCAATTCCTTCTACAGGAAGTTAACTCACAAATCTGGTCATTACTTTTACAGTATCTGAAACTAGCCGAATCATTGCATATGGACCCAGTTCATGTCTTGAACTTTATCTTTATGCTAGGTGCTTTAGAGACTGGAAAGGCATATAGCACAGAAAACCTCAGCGAAACTCAATTAAAAATGCTTCTCGATATGAGAGATTATGGTCTAGTGTTTCAAAAAACAAGTAATCCTAATATATTCTATCCGACACGGTTGGCACAAATGTTGACGTCAGATACTAAGAGCATGAGAACAGCATCTGGTGCTATGGAGAGTGTTCTAAACAAACCTGACGATGCGGCAAAATCAACGGATGACAAATATGATTCATTGGAAGGTAAAGCTGAGGATATACAAGATGGTGCTCTGATTATTGAAACCAACTTCAAACTATACTCATACTGCAACTCACCCTTACAGATAGCTATTCTAAGTTTATTTGTGCATTTGAAATCTAGATTTGCTAATATGGTGGCTGGTCAAATTACAAGAGAATCTATCAGAAGAGCTTTAATCAATGGTATCACTGCTGATCAGGTAATTGCTTATTTAGAATCTCATGCGCATCCTCAGATGAGAAGATTAGCTGAGGAAAAActgcaaaagaaattagaaCTAGATCCCAACTGTAAAGATCCCTTGCAAGTGCTACCCCCAACCGTCGTCGATCAAATTAAATTATGGCAACTAGAATTAGATAGAGTGTTAACGTATGAAGGTTCTCTATACATTGACTTTGATACAGCACAAGATTTCAATATGCTCTGTAAATATGCACAGGATATTGGCGCTCTACTATGGAAAGATGATAGGAAGAGAAAACTATTTGTTTCTAGAGAGGGTAATGCTCAAGTTCTAGAGTATGcaaaaaggaaaatcaaaaagaaggaagaatAA
- the MEI5 gene encoding Mei5p (CAGL0J06864g~Ortholog(s) have role in meiotic DNA recombinase assembly, reciprocal meiotic recombination and condensed nuclear chromosome localization): MEDTFIGDDTTLLESASQPGEKPSVKTVNNGKVLKPRNENIKRHRLILSEYRRKIRDEEKDIRELKQAIKIIEEKKLEHLMSLIEKWREVSQKTLSYMQYSTVLKIDKMGGFKKYMERELENKLLEIEDEYTRFEEEMGSFLESDEFERLSEEQQEEYKDQINSRRYDLEKLKLQKAKEIEKEYENVDDVFTLQELTKLLKIDYKLIFPH, encoded by the coding sequence ATGGAGGATACATTTATTGGCGATGACACTACACTGTTAGAATCAGCATCCCAGCCTGGAGAAAAACCTTCGGTTAAAACAGTTAACAATGGCAAGGTCTTAAAACCAAGGAATGAAAACATAAAGAGACACAGGCTAATTTTAAGTGAGTACAGAAGGAAAATTCGCGATGAAGAGAAAGATATCCGAGAACTAAAACAGGCTattaaaataatagaagaaaagaagctTGAACATTTGATGTCGCTAATAGAGAAATGGCGTGAAGTGTCCCAGAAGACTTTATCATATATGCAATATTCAACAGTACTAAAGATCGATAAAATGGGTGGATTCAAAAAATACATGGAAAGGGAACTGGAGAATAAATTACTAGAGATCGAAGATGAATATACCAGATTTGAAGAGGAGATGGGAAGTTTTCTTGAATCagatgaatttgaaagactGAGTGAAGAgcaacaagaagaatataAGGATCAAATAAATTCTAGAAGATATGATTTggaaaaattaaaattacaaaaagcaaaagaaattgaaaaggaaTATGAAAATGTAGACGACGTTTTCACTCTTCAAGAATTGACGAAGTTGCTGAAAATTGACTATAAACTAATATTTCCtcattga
- the VPS30 gene encoding beclin 1 (CAGL0J06886g~Ortholog(s) have role in autophagy of peroxisome, late endosome to vacuole transport, macroautophagy, phosphatidylinositol biosynthetic process and piecemeal microautophagy of nucleus, more), with the protein MNDLQFDSLKVFKCQNCHLPLQVDPTMLHLSKSQRELLLPREDRRPGVEEFNLRQESQDMLKKVKTGKEAKQLLKEDFQSSDFLFLRDIDDSIAEKDLKKGLEGDNDDRKSNEDSMVSELDVEDTAKTLSTQIERLSKLFEIMSTSESNIDYPICQECCNIMMKRLKTDYEKAVKERDLYFQFVKRIEKQQLDESDSSQLSLRQKEYTDQTKKINQERERLLLELTKKEQVEEELDAEIAELTRQISEKKANERATRKIDNAKQWDKMKLLNDISSLQYQYETELNKLDQLRKTNIYNESFRISHQGPFATICGLKLGSYEDHKVSYSEINAALGQLVLLLMTISSSLNIKISGYRLQPIGSTSKVSKFLADKEDWETYELYFSSNFSLEKIFKRETDFDKGMESLLDIVKQISLSFSTVVSSDTDINIQDERTRSNDSMLNGGANRNANLRADRLFTESELPYMIDGDRINGISVKLYGAEPNLEWTTAMKFLLTDAKWLLVFCSSKLSLQ; encoded by the coding sequence ATGAATGACTTGCAGTTTGATAGTTTGAAAGTTTTCAAGTGCCAGAATTGTCACTTGCCTTTGCAGGTGGATCCCACCATGCTGCATCTTAGCAAATCGCAACGTGAGTTGCTGCTACCCAGGGAGGATAGGCGACCTGGTGTAGAAGAGTTTAATTTACGTCAAGAAAGTCAGGAcatgttgaagaaagttaAAACCGGCAAAGAGGCGAAACAGTTACTGAAAGAAGACTTTCAGAGTTCtgattttctgtttctgagagatattgatgatagCATCGCGGAGAAGGATCTTAAAAAGGGTCTTGAAGGAGATAATGATGATCGGAAGAGCAATGAAGATTCTATGGTGTCGGAATTGGACGTTGAGGACACCGCTAAGACATTATCAACGCAGATCGAAAGGCTTAGCAAACTGTTCGAGATAATGTCTACGTCTGAATCGAACATAGACTATCCTATCTGTCAAGAATGTTGCAAtataatgatgaaaaggCTGAAAACCGACTATGAAAAGGCTGTTAAAGAGCGTGACCTCTACTTTCAATTTGTGAAACGTATAGAGAAACAACAGTTGGATGAATCAGACTCAAGCCAACTATCCCTTAGACAAAAAGAGTATACTgatcaaacaaaaaagataaatCAAGAGAGAGAGCGACTATTATTGGAATtgacaaagaaagaacaagttGAAGAGGAATTAGATGCTGAGATAGCTGAACTTACACGGCAAATATCAGAGAAAAAGGCTAACGAAAGGGCTACTAGAAAAATTGACAATGCAAAGCAATGGGATAAAATGAAACTGTTGAATGATATATCATCCCTACAGTATCAATATGAGACGGAATTAAATAAGTTGGATCAACTAAGGAAAACGAACATATACAATGAAAGTTTTCGAATATCCCATCAAGGTCCGTTTGCGACAATCTGTGGATTAAAATTGGGCAGTTATGAGGACCATAAAGTATCGTATAGTGAAATTAATGCAGCACTAGGACAACTTGTTCTTCTCCTAATGACAATAAGTTCATCGTTAAATATAAAGATTTCAGGTTATAGACTGCAGCCTATAGGTTCTACTTCGAAggtttcaaaatttttagCAGATAAAGAGGATTGGGAAACATATGAACTATATTTTTCGTCAAATTTCAGTCTGGAAAAAATCTTTAAAAGAGAGACAGATTTTGATAAAGGAATGGAAAGTTTACTCGACATAGTAAAACAGATATCACTATCATTTTCTACGGTTGTGTCTAGCGATACTGATATAAATATTCAAGATGAGAGAACTAGAAGCAATGATTCCATGTTGAATGGAGGAGCCAATCGAAATGCTAATTTAAGAGCTGATAGGTTATTTACAGAAAGTGAGCTACCTTATATGATAGATGGAGATAGAATAAATGGAATATCTGTCAAACTGTACGGTGCAGAACCCAATCTCGAATGGACCACTGCTATGAAATTCTTATTAACTGACGCCAAATGGCTATTGGTTTTTTGCTCTAGTAAACTCTCACTCCAATGA
- the DBP1 gene encoding putative DEAD-box ATP-dependent RNA helicase DBP1 (CAGL0J06908g~Ortholog(s) have mRNA binding activity, role in translational initiation and cytoplasm localization), which yields MSDGSGRYVPPHIRRGGGNSHESAAADGLSGSRYSGNGFFSSPNRGNHKSSGGFFGSRPFNDRRTGQGSRASGSGGFGGSGGRYGWVNGKHVPYPKNPRLEMELFGNATDHVTSGINFDNYDDIPVEASGDNVPEAITEFKSPPLDELLLENVELANFSKPTPVQKYSIPIVTKNRDLMACAQTGSGKTGGFLFPVLSELFLNGPAPLPEHTRHSYMRKCYPSALVLAPTRELAIQIFDEAKKYTYRSWVKPYVVYGGAPIGQQMRDMDRGCNLLVATPGRLNDLLERGKISLVNVKYLVLDEADRMLDMGFEPQIRHIVEDCDMPSVNDRQTLMFSATFPREIQHLARDFLKDYIFLSVGRVGSTSENIQQKVLFVEDYDKNSALLDILINEIDGLTLVFVETKRMADQLTDFLIVQNFKATAIHGDRTQAERERALHAFRNGIANILVATAVAARGLDIPNVTNVINYDLPTDIDDYVHRIGRTGRAGNVGVATSFFNSNSMNIAKELMDLLTEANQEVPQFLVNMVQDSMRFGRGGRNSRTGSNRGRGSNTRDYRHSNKDDWGSLGSSRRGFRSNDNRGFGNNWGSSSGDGFTNKAANSWW from the coding sequence ATGAGTGATGGGTCAGGTAGATACGTGCCCCCACATATTAGACGGGGAGGTGGTAATTCGCATGAAAGTGCTGCTGCAGATGGTTTAAGCGGCTCTAGGTATAGTGGCAACGGATTTTTCTCCAGTCCCAATAGAGGTAATCATAAGTCTTCAGGCGGGTTTTTTGGATCTAGGCCGTTCAACGATAGAAGGACTGGTCAAGGAAGTAGGGCaagtggctctggtgggttcggtggctctggtggtaGATACGGATGGGTAAACGGTAAACATGTACCATACCCGAAAAATCCAAGGTTAGAGATGGAGTTGTTTGGTAATGCAACGGATCACGTAACTTCTGGTATAAACTTTGATAACTACGATGATATACCCGTAGAGGCCAGTGGTGACAATGTTCCTGAAGCAATAACAGAGTTCAAGTCACCACCACTAGATGAACTATTGCTTGAAAATGTCGAACTGGCCAATTTCTCAAAGCCTACTCCGGTACAGAAATACTCGATCCCAATTGTCACCAAGAACAGAGATCTAATGGCTTGTGCACAAACTGGATCTGGTAAGACAGGTGGGTTTCTGTTCCCAGTTTTGTCAGAGTTGTTTTTAAATGGGCCAGCGCCGCTCCCAGAGCACACTAGACACTCTTATATGAGGAAATGCTATCCCAGCGCGCTTGTGCTTGCACCAACAAGAGAACTGGcaatacaaatatttgaCGAGGCCAAGAAATATACTTATAGATCGTGGGTAAAGCCCTACGTAGTATACGGTGGAGCTCCAATCGGTCAACAGATGAGAGACATGGACCGCGGGTGTAACCTACTGGTAGCCACACCCGGTAGGTTGAATGACTTGTTGGAAAGAGGTAAAATTTCTCTTGTTAATGTTAAGTATCTAGTACTCGATGAAGCTGATAGGATGTTAGATATGGGGTTTGAGCCTCAAATTAGGCATATTGTAGAGGATTGCGATATGCCTAGTGTTAATGACAGACAGACGTTAATGTTCTCTGCTACATTTCCGAGAGAAATACAGCACCTTGCTAGagattttttgaaagacTACATATTTCTATCAGTCGGTAGGGTTGGCTCTACCTCGGAAAACATTCAACAGAAGGTGCTATTTGTTGAAGATTACGATAAGAATTCTGCACTTCTGgatatattaattaatgaaattgatggATTGACTCTGGTTTTTGTGgaaacaaaaagaatgGCAGATCAATTGACGGATTTTCTGATAGTTCAGAATTTTAAAGCAACAGCAATTCACGGTGACAGAACACAAGCTGAGCGTGAAAGAGCCCTACATGCATTTAGAAACGGTATAGCTAATATACTTGTTGCAACTGCAGTGGCAGCTAGAGGCTTGGATATACCAAATGTTACTAATGTGATAAATTATGACTTACCAACGGATATTGATGACTATGTTCACAGAATTGGTAGAACTGGACGTGCTGGTAACGTCGGTGTCGCTACATCCTTTTTCAACTCAAATAGCATGAATATTGCCAAGGAACTTATGGATTTGTTGACAGAAGCCAATCAGGAGGTCCCTCAGTTTTTGGTCAATATGGTTCAAGATAGCATGAGATTTGGTAGAGGTGGACGTAATTCTAGAACTGGAAGTAATAGAGGAAGAGGCTCCAATACAAGAGATTATAGACACTCTAATAAAGATGACTGGGGTAGTCTAGGGTCGTCAAGAAGGGGTTTTAGAAGTAATGACAATCGTGGTTTTGGTAATAACTGGGGATCGTCTTCTGGTGATGGTTTTACTAACAAAGCTGCAAACTCGTGGTGGTAA
- the MRP51 gene encoding mitochondrial 37S ribosomal protein bS1m (CAGL0J06930g~Ortholog(s) have structural constituent of ribosome activity, role in mitochondrial translational initiation and mitochondrial small ribosomal subunit localization) translates to MSLSNMLRASRLAQVYKSSKPLSTGLKIAPTHQVIETKPALLKFHEWGLKSAIPSKVKTQYLMYKELDTLERLTDFEPRGGANWNRIRVQEFGLSPRYNANTKNPLFNKEHYDFSSLNEVFTKFFFEKQQHGSMKYGSLSESRKLFIKNVRQEFKEWLVAKYPEAILNQSFTKPDNMLTYGKEFLQSYNNRSSSKLNSPDTMIGTGGLTYALKGRLRNSPNGVIQKHIVPGRFVAPTNDNKIAAIGGFVANAASSVISAQPQKWVSNRDKIYPFEVSNLSVNNGQITLDAKGTMLNKPEQKRLRRNHYPKPLYGNRYSTGERKSDVAESLKAILEFNKS, encoded by the coding sequence ATGTCGCTGTCAAATATGCTGCGTGCGTCGCGGCTTGCCCAGGTCTATAAGTCTTCCAAGCCGTTAAGTACAGGATTGAAAATAGCTCCTACCCACCAGGTTATAGAGACTAAACCTGCACTATTGAAGTTCCATGAATGGGGGTTGAAGTCCGCGATTCCATCTAAGGTCAAGACACAGTATTTGATGTATAAGGAGCTCGATACTTTGGAACGTCTCACCGATTTTGAGCCTAGAGGAGGTGCTAATTGGAATAGAATACGTGTCCAGGAGTTTGGATTAAGTCCCCGCTACAATGCAAACACCAAAAATCCGCTATTTAATAAGGAGCATTACGATTTCTCATCCTTAAATGAAGTTTTCACTAAATTCTTCTTCgagaaacaacaacatGGGTCTATGAAGTATGGCTCTTTGAGCGAATCCAGAAAGTTGTTCATTAAAAATGTCCGCCAAGAATTCAAGGAATGGCTAGTTGCAAAGTACCCAGAAGCTATTTTGAATCAAAGCTTTACGAAACCTGACAACATGCTAACTTATGGTAAGGAATTTTTGCAATCCTACAACAATAGATCGAGTTCAAAACTAAATTCTCCAGATACAATGATTGGTACCGGTGGGCTAACATATGCATTGAAAGGTAGATTAAGGAATTCACCTAATGGTGTCATTCAGAAGCACATTGTACCAGGTAGATTTGTTGCTCCCACCAATGATAACAAGATCGCAGCTATTGGAGGATTTGTCGCAAATGCAGCTTCTTCTGTGATATCTGCTCAACCTCAAAAGTGGGTCTCCAATAGAGACAAGATATATCCATTTGAAGTATCGAACTTGTCCGTTAACAATGGCCAGATTACTTTAGATGCTAAGGGTACGATGCTAAATAAGCCCGAACAGAAACGACTACGCCGCAATCATTACCCAAAACCTCTTTATGGTAACAGGTATTCAACGGGGGAAAGAAAGAGTGATGTGGCTGAATCACTGAAAGCAATTCTCGAGTTCAATAAATCCTAA
- the IDI1 gene encoding isopentenyl-diphosphate delta-isomerase IDI1 (CAGL0J06952g~Ortholog(s) have isopentenyl-diphosphate delta-isomerase activity, role in farnesyl diphosphate biosynthetic process and cytosol, nucleus localization), translating to MSEYRKLVEGLDEAAILENFPEIIPLQSRPNTHSSEDASRGKDDVFAGHDQEQIRLMNENCIVLDWEDNAIGAGTKKVCHLMDNINRGLLHRAFSVFIFNTEGKLLLQQRATEKITFPDLWTNTCCSHPLCVDDELGENGSLPAKVLGAKTAASRKLEHELGIPEAETATRGKFHFLNRIHYMAPSNEPWGEHEIDYILFYKIDEGKQLTVQPNLNEVRDFRWVSADELKAMFNDPQYKFTPWFKIICDSYLFQWWEQLQDLSKVENDSQIHRML from the coding sequence ATGTCAGAATACAGGAAGCTAGTGGAAGGTCTAGATGAGGCTGCTATCTTGGAGAATTTCCCAGAGATTATCCCATTGCAGAGCAGACCAAATACACACTCAAGCGAAGACGCCAGTCGTGGCAAGGATGATGTGTTTGCAGGACATGATCAAGAGCAGATACGATTGATGAATGAGAACTGTATCGTCTTAGACTGGGAAGATAACGCCATCGGTGCCGGAACCAAAAAAGTGTGCCACCTAATGGACAACATCAACCGTGGTCTTCTGCATAGAGCCTTCTCTGTGTTTATATTCAACACTGAGGGTAAACTATTGTTGCAACAAAGAGCTACCGAAAAGATTACATTCCCTGATCTATGGACCAACACTTGTTGTTCCCATCCACTTTGTGTTGATGACGAACTCGGTGAAAACGGCTCTTTGCCAGCTAAGGTTCTTGGTGCCAAGACTGCAGCAAGCAGAAAGTTGGAGCATGAGCTAGGTATCCCAGAAGCGGAGACTGCTACTAGAGGTAAGTTCCATTTCTTGAACAGAATTCACTATATGGCTCCTTCTAACGAGCCATGGGGTGAGCATGAAATTGATTACATTCTATTCTACAAGATCGATGAAGGTAAACAACTCACTGTACAACCAAACTTAAATGAAGTCAGGGATTTCCGTTGGGTTTCGGCCGATGAATTGAAGGCTATGTTTAACGACCCACAATACAAGTTCACTCCTTGGTTCAAAATTATCTGCGATAGTTATTTATTCCAATGGTGGGAGCAATTACAGGACTTGTCAAAGGTTGAAAACGATTCTCAAATACATAGAATGTTATGA
- the HOS3 gene encoding histone deacetylase (CAGL0J06974g~Ortholog(s) have histone deacetylase activity and role in histone deacetylation, positive regulation of transcription from RNA polymerase II promoter, regulation of transcription involved in G1/S transition of mitotic cell cycle): protein MDDPLSKFFQQFQLFVQNNPNVISAARAAAQIPESAKAVIVLSPYSLSHEFSRDWVAKSYKKTIVERPERLLAAAMGVAAAITMYPALFTLKSSHRRQSSLLSPHVLKVHGSEWPRTLLQLCKQSDSKLARGEVEVPDNWNAGDIYLTSRTIEALQGTIGAVETGVDSIFSGPSLEHISNRVFVAIRPPGHHCHYATPSGFCLLNNAHIGIEYAADKYGVTHAVILDFDLHHGDGTQDLCWKRAGFKPDEHTEEDGYDEFGKKFAEFPKVGYFSMHDINSFPTESGFATKENIKNASTCIMNSHDLNIWNVHLSRWSTEEEFAKIYKSKYRTLFAKADEFFKNSKNEMNELGKPFKGLVVISAGFDASEFEQTSMQRHSVNVPTSFYTMFTKDALKLAQMHCQGKVLSLLEGGYSDKAITSGVFSHLIGLQNQDWINEWGSEQVVKEIVRGCKPSWKPYKTKKARDVIRIWAEEVIRLGRAMIPEFEDILFKEGLQSNPGLGDVPTSTIAQRLRKTHVKEEPTKTKELTEPPKTSTNTRKSRNDDTKKDVPFIQQELSSEDEGEDEDYVYDEELNKTFNRTVEDITIDDISRHLETLELEQIDENEPQELFIKKDENKQQRHLQSNGMYKIPSSKTQRFKNSQQPQSNSPPTYDDSDISMISHVSVARKHNTRSGRKW from the coding sequence ATGGATGATCCGCTGAGTAAGTTCTTCCAGCAGTTCCAACTGTTTGTTCAGAACAACCCCAATGTTATTTCTGCAGCCAGGGCTGCAGCCCAGATACCGGAGAGTGCCAAAGCAGTGATTGTGCTTTCGCCGTACTCGTTGTCTCATGAATTTAGCAGGGACTGGGTAGCGAAGTCATACAAGAAAACCATCGTTGAGCGGCCTGAGCGTCTGCTGGCTGCGGCGATGGGTGTTGCCGCCGCCATCACCATGTACCCTGCGCTGTTCACGCTGAAGTCTTCCCATAGAAGACAAAGCTCGCTGCTGTCTCCACATGTACTCAAGGTTCATGGGTCAGAGTGGCCGCGCACACTACTACAACTATGTAAACAATCTGATAGTAAATTGGCTCGCGGTGAGGTAGAAGTCCCTGACAACTGGAATGCAGGCGATATTTATTTAACCTCCCGCACTATCGAGGCCTTGCAAGGTACAATTGGCGCAGTTGAGACCGGTGTGGATTCCATATTTTCAGGTCCTTCCCTAGAGCATATCAGTAACAGGGTTTTCGTTGCCATACGACCCCCAGGACACCATTGCCATTACGCAACACCATCTGGATTCTGTCTTTTGAATAATGCCCATATCGGTATTGAATATGCCGCAGACAAATACGGCGTTACTCACGCAGTCATACTAGATTTTGATCTGCATCATGGTGATGGTACTCAGGACTTGTGCTGGAAGAGGGCGGGCTTCAAGCCTGATGAACACACAGAAGAGGATGGTTACGATGAATTTGGTAAGAAATTTGCCGAGTTTCCAAAGGTCGGCTATTTTTCAATGCATGATATCAATTCTTTCCCAACAGAATCCGGCTTTGCAACAAAGGAGAATATCAAGAATGCCTCGACTTGTATAATGAATTCCCATGATCTAAATATATGGAATGTGCATTTATCCAGATGGTCCACAGAGGAAGAGTTTGCAAAAATTTACAAATCTAAATATAGAACATTATTTGCAAAAGCCGATGAATTCTTCAAGAActcaaaaaatgaaatgaacGAACTAGGCAAGCCATTTAAAGGACTAGTTGTAATTAGCGCCGGTTTTGATGCTTCTGAGTTTGAACAAACATCTATGCAAAGACATTCAGTTAACGTACCAACAAGTTTTTATACCATGTTCACTAAGGATGCACTAAAGTTAGCTCAAATGCATTGCCAAGGAAAAGTCTTATCATTATTAGAAGGCGGTTATTCAGACAAAGCTATTACATCCGGTGTTTTCTCTCACTTAATTGGTTTGCAAAACCAAGATTGGATTAATGAATGGGGTTCTGAACAAGTTGTTAAAGAAATTGTCCGTGGCTGTAAACCAAGTTGGAAACCTTacaaaacaaagaaagctAGAGATGTTATTAGAATTTGGGCCGAAGAGGTTATTAGATTAGGGAGAGCAATGATCCCTGAATTTGAAGATatattattcaaagaaGGTCTTCAGAGCAACCCTGGACTTGGCGATGTTCCAACTTCTACTATTGCACAGAGACTCAGAAAGACACATGTTAAAGAAGAGCCTACTAAAACTAAAGAATTGACAGAACCTCCAAAAACCTCTACGAACACCAGAAAGTCTCGGAATGATGATACTAAAAAGGATGTTCCATTCATACAGCAGGAACTATCAAGTGAAGATGAAggagaagatgaagacTATGTCtatgatgaagaactgaATAAAACCTTTAATCGTACCGTTGAAGATATAacaattgatgatatttCAAGACACTTGGAAACTTTAGAGTTAGAACAAATTGACGAAAATGAGCCCCAAGaattatttatcaaaaaggATGAAAACAAGCAGCAACGTCATCTTCAGAGCAATGGGATGTATAAAATACCCTCCTCCAAAACCCAACGGTTCAAAAACAGCCAGCAACCTCAATCAAATTCACCCCCCACATACGATGATAGTGATATCTCCATGATATCTCATGTTTCAGTTGCAAGAAAGCACAATACAAGAAGTGGaagaaaatggtaa